One segment of Candidatus Falkowbacteria bacterium DNA contains the following:
- the rplU gene encoding 50S ribosomal protein L21 has product MKFAVIKTGGKQYTVKEKDIVSIEKLVADDGGKVIFDTLMTFDDKGEIDLGTPTLGEKVEAKVISTAKTDKVSVIKYKNKTRYRRNVGHRQIMTKVEITKIS; this is encoded by the coding sequence ATGAAATTTGCAGTAATCAAGACTGGCGGAAAGCAATATACAGTCAAAGAAAAAGATATAGTTTCTATTGAAAAACTTGTAGCCGATGACGGCGGTAAAGTTATTTTTGATACTTTAATGACCTTTGATGACAAGGGCGAGATTGATCTAGGAACCCCAACGTTAGGCGAAAAAGTTGAAGCTAAGGTTATTTCAACTGCTAAGACTGATAAGGTTAGCGTTATTAAATATAAGAATAAGACTCGTTATCGACGTAATGTTGGGCATAGACAGATTATGACTAAGGTTGAAATCACAAAAATCTCTTAA
- a CDS encoding prepilin-type N-terminal cleavage/methylation domain-containing protein: MSKNYKTGFTLIELLVVIAIIGVLSTMAIIALGNARAKARDSRRVADIKQISTALELYYADNNSYPTIITPGNSLTSPDGTKVYMASIPNNPTPRNDNGCGNNNYTYASTPDNTNYSLNFCLGNNVSSTPAGINSSSSTGVGTAPGLVGWWKFDEGSGTTAIDSSGNNITGSWIGTAPYYTTAKIGTYAGKFNGTDSYVSVPANNNLIINSGSISMWFYFSAPGNNSRLVDIGNAAASERIGFFIGTTNLYLYGVKSSSAVLNINTAPLTLNSWYYVVGTWDSAGGNIYIKNATTNNTISSSGDKTMTLPLGTTKLFIGNFIAGGTTYLLNGGVDDVRIYNRVLSSSEVNAIYEATK; encoded by the coding sequence TTGTCTAAAAATTACAAAACTGGCTTCACTCTCATCGAGCTACTCGTAGTAATAGCTATTATTGGTGTGCTCTCTACTATGGCCATAATAGCTTTAGGTAATGCTAGAGCTAAGGCTAGAGACTCTAGAAGAGTAGCTGACATAAAGCAAATAAGTACCGCCTTAGAATTGTATTACGCAGATAACAATAGCTATCCTACTATCATTACTCCAGGTAACAGTCTAACATCTCCTGATGGTACTAAAGTATATATGGCTAGTATTCCTAATAACCCTACACCCAGAAATGATAATGGTTGTGGTAACAATAACTATACATACGCTTCTACTCCAGACAACACAAACTATAGTCTTAACTTCTGTCTTGGTAACAACGTCTCTTCAACCCCGGCTGGTATCAACTCTAGTTCTAGTACCGGCGTAGGCACTGCGCCTGGTCTTGTTGGTTGGTGGAAATTTGATGAGGGCTCTGGTACGACGGCCATCGATTCGTCAGGTAATAATATCACTGGATCCTGGATTGGAACCGCTCCATACTATACAACAGCAAAGATTGGAACTTATGCTGGAAAATTCAACGGCACGGACAGTTATGTTAGTGTTCCTGCAAATAATAATCTAATTATTAATAGCGGCTCAATTTCAATGTGGTTTTATTTCTCAGCACCTGGAAACAATAGTCGTTTAGTAGACATTGGCAACGCTGCAGCTAGTGAAAGAATTGGTTTTTTTATAGGTACTACCAACTTATATTTATACGGCGTAAAAAGCAGTAGTGCGGTTCTAAATATTAATACAGCTCCGCTAACACTTAATAGTTGGTATTATGTAGTTGGAACCTGGGATTCAGCCGGAGGAAATATATATATTAAGAACGCAACAACAAATAACACTATCAGCTCTTCTGGAGATAAAACAATGACCTTGCCATTGGGCACAACAAAATTATTTATTGGAAACTTTATTGCCGGCGGAACAACTTATCTCTTGAATGGCGGCGTCGATGACGTGCGAATTTATAATCGCGTACTCTCCTCCTCCGAAGTAAACGCTATCTACGAAGCAACTAAATAA
- a CDS encoding AAA family ATPase: protein MSETASQNQTLPLVVCPTCNGTGRLRTSACSNCGGLGLGAFHNEKFLYFSLALSPALIRLQAVKKIIDLVINIVCFVLGGLGIVALGFWLYLHGGIISAFTLMTPAALKHLAFWRMQHWLLFLFWLSTIPDMYVVYRLARARQNDHKIKPPMYSSNQVITAASQDWAVLKKQHAKHINTSESLDKQAEKVVEEAFMTATRFKHSTIEPIHIFTACLFTSGEIGAVFSRLTVNEKKFVQGLEHQLEARAAQGGAPVFSSAVNEIIVEAYATAWDYGQEKIRALDLLVPAYDRDENLRELLYELEIERTELVNAVAWFRTNNQIITQHELFRRLARLKPSTNMDRAYTALSTPLLNNYSHDWTLAAKWGRVDLCLARDKEIRQIFDGVESGRYGMMLVGPIGVGKETLIGGIARLMVLETVPKQFQDKRLIEVDIPRLIGGSTPAQAEERLLTVIAEVSRARNIILYLKDLEKILGISSGGEESLDLASVLADAISRGAIYCLASTTDENYAKYLEKSALGSVMAKIDVPEPDVNRAILMIESKLGYMEGKYGVYFSYHALAEVVSLTDRYMHDKYLPSIALEVLESVAVKVSRRENKTVDRDAIAQVITEITKIPVTKLTQDESANLLNLEEKIHARMIGQDEAVDMVSSALRRARVELREGKRPIANFLFLGPTGVGKTELAKTVAEVYFGREDYMIRLDMSEYQNKDSVSKMIGDQTGVSGYLTEAVRKMPFSLILLDEIEKAHPDILNLFLQVMDDGRLTDGQGKTIDFTNSVIIATSNVGSALIQENVRAGKSMEIIKEELIEKELVKAMRPELINRFDGVIIFKPLEKENVIAIARNMLKKIAKMLETKGYGFEVSDKAVEQLAELGFEPEFGARPLRRLLQERVEDQIATKILEGGMGRRDTIVIADDLSLSVKKAETL from the coding sequence ATGTCCGAAACAGCTTCTCAAAATCAAACATTGCCTTTAGTTGTCTGTCCAACTTGTAATGGTACTGGTCGCTTGCGAACGTCCGCTTGTTCTAATTGCGGTGGTTTAGGTTTAGGCGCTTTTCATAATGAAAAATTTTTGTATTTTTCTTTAGCCTTATCGCCAGCCTTGATTCGCCTACAAGCTGTAAAGAAGATTATTGATTTAGTAATCAATATTGTTTGTTTTGTTTTAGGTGGTCTTGGTATAGTAGCGCTCGGTTTTTGGCTTTATCTTCATGGCGGAATTATAAGTGCTTTTACTTTAATGACTCCAGCAGCCTTAAAGCACCTAGCATTTTGGCGAATGCAACATTGGCTTCTATTCTTATTTTGGTTAAGTACTATTCCTGACATGTATGTTGTTTATCGTCTAGCTAGAGCTAGACAAAATGATCATAAAATCAAACCGCCAATGTATAGCAGTAATCAGGTTATAACAGCAGCCTCTCAGGATTGGGCGGTACTTAAAAAACAACACGCCAAACACATTAACACTTCTGAAAGTTTGGATAAACAGGCCGAGAAAGTCGTTGAAGAGGCATTTATGACCGCAACTCGTTTTAAACACAGTACTATTGAACCAATACATATTTTTACAGCTTGCTTGTTTACGAGCGGAGAAATTGGTGCGGTTTTTTCTCGCTTAACGGTTAATGAAAAGAAATTTGTTCAAGGTCTTGAACATCAACTAGAAGCAAGAGCTGCACAAGGTGGTGCACCAGTTTTTAGTTCGGCAGTAAACGAAATAATAGTTGAAGCCTACGCTACTGCTTGGGATTATGGGCAAGAAAAAATTCGAGCTCTTGATTTACTTGTGCCAGCTTATGATCGTGATGAAAATCTTAGAGAGTTATTATATGAGTTAGAAATTGAGCGCACTGAATTAGTTAATGCTGTGGCTTGGTTTAGAACAAATAATCAAATCATTACTCAACATGAACTTTTCCGTCGTTTAGCTCGTCTTAAGCCATCAACCAACATGGATCGAGCTTATACGGCTTTATCAACTCCGTTATTAAATAATTATTCTCATGATTGGACACTTGCTGCTAAATGGGGGAGAGTTGATCTTTGTTTGGCGCGCGATAAAGAAATAAGACAAATTTTTGATGGTGTTGAAAGTGGCCGTTATGGCATGATGTTAGTTGGTCCGATTGGCGTTGGTAAAGAAACTTTGATTGGCGGCATCGCTCGTTTAATGGTTTTAGAAACTGTACCAAAACAGTTTCAAGATAAACGCTTAATCGAAGTTGATATTCCTCGCTTAATCGGGGGCTCAACTCCAGCTCAGGCTGAAGAGCGATTATTAACTGTTATTGCCGAAGTTTCACGCGCCAGAAATATTATTTTATATTTGAAAGATTTGGAAAAGATTTTAGGTATTAGCTCTGGTGGGGAAGAAAGTCTAGATTTAGCATCAGTCTTAGCTGACGCTATAAGTCGCGGCGCTATATATTGCTTGGCATCAACGACGGATGAAAACTATGCTAAATACTTAGAGAAATCAGCGCTCGGTTCAGTCATGGCTAAAATCGATGTACCTGAGCCTGATGTTAACCGCGCTATCTTAATGATTGAAAGTAAGCTTGGTTATATGGAAGGCAAATATGGTGTTTATTTTTCTTATCATGCTTTAGCCGAAGTTGTTTCTCTAACTGACCGCTACATGCATGATAAATATTTACCATCAATTGCTTTAGAAGTACTTGAATCAGTTGCCGTAAAAGTTTCACGCCGCGAAAATAAAACTGTTGATCGTGATGCGATTGCTCAAGTTATTACGGAAATTACTAAAATCCCAGTTACAAAACTAACTCAAGACGAAAGCGCTAATTTATTAAATCTTGAAGAAAAAATTCACGCTCGAATGATTGGCCAAGATGAAGCGGTTGATATGGTTTCTTCAGCCTTGCGTCGTGCTCGTGTTGAGCTACGTGAAGGCAAGCGACCAATTGCGAACTTCTTATTCCTTGGACCAACCGGTGTTGGTAAAACTGAATTGGCTAAAACTGTTGCTGAGGTTTATTTTGGTCGCGAAGATTATATGATTCGTTTGGACATGAGTGAATATCAGAATAAAGACAGTGTTAGCAAAATGATTGGTGATCAAACTGGTGTTAGTGGTTATTTAACTGAAGCCGTTCGTAAGATGCCATTCTCACTTATCTTGTTGGATGAAATTGAAAAAGCTCACCCTGATATTTTAAACTTGTTCCTACAGGTAATGGATGACGGACGATTAACTGACGGACAAGGCAAAACAATTGATTTCACAAACTCAGTTATTATTGCCACTTCAAACGTGGGCTCAGCATTAATTCAAGAAAATGTTCGCGCCGGTAAATCTATGGAAATTATTAAGGAAGAATTGATTGAAAAGGAATTAGTTAAAGCCATGCGACCAGAACTTATTAACCGTTTTGATGGTGTTATTATCTTTAAGCCTTTAGAAAAAGAAAATGTTATCGCCATTGCTCGCAATATGCTTAAAAAGATTGCTAAGATGTTGGAGACTAAAGGTTATGGCTTTGAAGTATCAGATAAAGCAGTTGAGCAATTAGCTGAGTTAGGTTTTGAACCTGAATTCGGAGCACGTCCTCTACGAAGACTTTTGCAGGAAAGAGTTGAAGATCAGATTGCCACGAAAATTCTTGAGGGCGGTATGGGACGCCGCGATACAATTGTAATTGCTGATGATTTAAGTTTGTCGGTTAAAAAGGCGGAAACCTTATAA
- the rplK gene encoding 50S ribosomal protein L11 has product MAKKILTVIKLQVRGGQANPAPPIGPALGQHGLNIAEFCTKFNAASKDRMGDVVPVEITVYADRTYTFIMKTAPASELIKKYAKIEKGSGKPLTEKVGSITESQLKEIAKIKISDLNARDIEAASKIIAGTARQMGVEIKKD; this is encoded by the coding sequence ATGGCTAAAAAAATATTAACAGTTATAAAATTACAAGTTCGCGGTGGTCAAGCTAACCCAGCTCCTCCAATTGGTCCAGCTTTGGGTCAACATGGTTTGAACATTGCTGAATTTTGTACTAAATTTAACGCCGCTTCCAAAGATCGTATGGGCGACGTTGTTCCAGTAGAAATCACTGTTTACGCTGATAGAACTTATACTTTTATCATGAAAACAGCTCCAGCTTCAGAATTGATTAAGAAGTACGCTAAAATCGAAAAGGGTTCAGGTAAACCTTTGACCGAAAAAGTTGGTTCTATTACTGAGAGTCAGCTTAAGGAAATTGCTAAAATAAAAATTTCTGATTTAAACGCTCGTGACATTGAAGCAGCTAGCAAAATTATTGCTGGTACTGCTAGACAAATGGGCGTTGAAATCAAAAAAGATTAA
- a CDS encoding prepilin-type N-terminal cleavage/methylation domain-containing protein, producing the protein MPKFKKSGFTLIELLVVIAIIGVLSTMAIIALGNARTKARDSRRLADIKQISTALELYYSDNNTYPTLITPGNSLQAPNGGTIYMNTIPSNPTPRNDGNCSNIDYNYSYITTSNTYNISTCLGSGSSNINAGVVSASPQGTFSCGQNITDRDGYVYTTVQIGPQCWMKQNLRTKTKPNGVAMTNSISDNILINSERSCPAVSGSTIPGTEDDCAAYGALYTWAAVMNGTIIPGTQGICPDGWHVPTDAEFGVLEQYVADPGQSCDVSRNGVWACDKGGDKLQTATQCRQRTPCGSSGFDAQLAGTRGPDGSTFSGRGYLGWWGGQYGGSYMYTSSLSGVTYGAPFYRAVHSEYTLILKVMAAAVHGLSLRCIKN; encoded by the coding sequence ATGCCCAAGTTTAAGAAATCCGGCTTCACTCTCATTGAGCTACTCGTAGTAATAGCAATTATTGGTGTACTCTCTACTATGGCTATAATAGCTCTAGGTAATGCTAGAACAAAAGCTAGAGACTCTAGAAGATTAGCTGATATAAAACAAATTAGCACGGCCTTAGAATTATATTATTCTGATAATAATACATATCCTACTCTTATTACCCCAGGAAATAGTTTGCAAGCGCCAAATGGAGGCACTATTTACATGAATACTATTCCATCTAATCCGACTCCAAGAAATGATGGTAATTGTTCAAATATTGATTACAACTATAGCTATATTACAACTTCTAATACTTATAACATTTCAACCTGTCTTGGTTCTGGCTCAAGTAATATTAATGCTGGTGTAGTGTCTGCTTCCCCTCAGGGAACATTTTCTTGTGGACAAAATATTACTGACCGAGATGGTTATGTTTATACAACTGTACAAATTGGACCTCAATGTTGGATGAAACAAAATCTTCGGACAAAAACAAAACCTAACGGGGTTGCTATGACAAATTCTATTAGCGATAATATCTTAATTAACTCAGAGAGATCTTGTCCTGCCGTATCTGGATCAACAATTCCTGGCACAGAAGATGATTGCGCGGCTTATGGCGCTCTCTATACATGGGCAGCGGTGATGAATGGCACTATAATTCCCGGGACTCAAGGTATATGCCCTGATGGCTGGCACGTGCCGACCGACGCTGAATTTGGCGTTTTAGAGCAATACGTAGCAGACCCGGGGCAATCTTGCGATGTAAGTCGTAACGGAGTTTGGGCATGTGATAAGGGCGGCGATAAGCTACAAACAGCCACTCAATGCAGACAAAGAACTCCTTGCGGATCATCTGGCTTTGACGCACAACTTGCAGGAACAAGAGGACCTGACGGTTCTACCTTTTCTGGTAGAGGGTATTTAGGTTGGTGGGGAGGTCAATATGGAGGAAGCTATATGTACACATCTTCATTAAGCGGAGTGACTTATGGAGCTCCTTTTTATAGAGCTGTACATTCAGAATACACTCTAATCTTAAAAGTTATGGCTGCGGCAGTTCACGGTTTATCGCTTCGCTGTATAAAAAATTAA
- a CDS encoding prepilin-type N-terminal cleavage/methylation domain-containing protein — translation MLFHKNKKAFTLIELLVVIAIIGVLSTMAIIALSNARTKARDAKRVADIKQISTALELYYADNNSYPTIITPGNSLVSPDGTKTYMGKIPNNPTPMNDGNCSNTDYSYSTNINNSSFSVATCIGNDASSLTSGSIFISNNSGIAPCGQATVIDVDGNTYNTVKVGTQCWMKENLRTKKYPNGNCINPGCPNASVADNGLGRSCYNNDENICTSDGALYTWAAVMNGSTTAGAQGICPSGWHIPSDTELHTLEQYLTDVGQTCDANRSLSAGLGDCYNSCQKLKVGGSSGLNMVATGIKNSASNFQYRGTHWSLTSSSQYDSSNSYVRWAYFNNDGIDRASFDKTYGLSVRCLKN, via the coding sequence ATGTTGTTTCATAAAAATAAAAAAGCTTTTACCTTAATCGAACTCTTGGTTGTAATAGCAATTATTGGTGTACTCTCTACTATGGCAATTATTGCCTTGAGTAACGCAAGAACAAAAGCTAGAGATGCTAAGCGTGTTGCTGATATAAAACAAATAAGTACAGCGCTAGAATTATATTACGCGGATAATAATAGTTATCCAACTATTATCACTCCGGGTAATAGTTTGGTATCACCAGATGGTACTAAAACCTACATGGGTAAGATACCTAATAATCCAACGCCAATGAATGATGGCAATTGTTCTAACACTGACTACAGTTATTCAACGAATATTAATAATTCTTCTTTTTCTGTAGCTACTTGCATTGGTAATGATGCGAGTAGTTTAACATCTGGCTCGATCTTTATAAGTAATAATAGCGGTATCGCACCTTGTGGCCAAGCTACTGTCATAGACGTAGACGGCAATACTTACAACACCGTAAAAGTTGGCACTCAGTGCTGGATGAAAGAAAATCTTAGAACTAAAAAATATCCAAATGGAAATTGTATTAATCCTGGTTGTCCTAATGCATCAGTAGCTGATAATGGTTTAGGTCGATCTTGCTATAATAATGACGAGAATATCTGTACAAGTGATGGAGCTTTATATACCTGGGCTGCAGTAATGAATGGTTCTACAACAGCCGGTGCTCAAGGAATCTGTCCAAGTGGTTGGCATATACCAAGTGATACGGAATTACACACTCTTGAACAGTATTTAACTGATGTAGGGCAAACCTGCGATGCCAATAGGAGTTTAAGTGCTGGTCTTGGTGATTGCTATAACTCATGTCAAAAATTAAAAGTTGGCGGCTCTTCAGGTCTTAATATGGTAGCTACTGGAATAAAGAATAGTGCAAGCAATTTTCAGTACAGAGGAACTCATTGGTCACTTACTTCTTCAAGCCAATATGATAGTTCAAACTCATATGTACGCTGGGCATATTTCAATAACGACGGAATAGATAGAGCGAGTTTCGATAAAACTTATGGGCTTTCAGTAAGATGTCTAAAGAACTAA
- the rplA gene encoding 50S ribosomal protein L1, which yields MTTKTKSSSEGAKPKKKIVQKTTKKKVAYEYEKNKSYSVAEAVELVKKFSKTKFDSSVEVHFRLGIDTKKGDQQIRSAISLPHGTGKTVRIAAFVTPEHEKAAKDAGADIVGGEDLIAEIKKSEKTDFQVAVAEPALMKNLGQIAKVLGTRGLMPSPKNETVTTDPAKTIAELKKGKISFKNDDTANVHVAVGKTSFETAKLAENIETVITAIKKAKPSGSKGTYIKNAAICSSMGPGIKIQF from the coding sequence ATGACTACAAAAACTAAGTCGAGTTCAGAAGGTGCAAAACCTAAGAAAAAGATTGTTCAGAAAACTACTAAGAAAAAAGTGGCCTATGAATATGAAAAGAATAAATCATATTCAGTAGCCGAAGCTGTTGAACTAGTTAAGAAATTTTCTAAAACTAAATTTGATTCTTCAGTTGAAGTTCACTTTAGATTAGGTATTGATACTAAAAAGGGTGATCAACAAATCCGTTCAGCTATTAGTTTGCCACACGGAACTGGTAAAACTGTAAGAATTGCAGCTTTTGTTACACCAGAGCACGAAAAGGCAGCCAAAGATGCTGGTGCTGACATTGTTGGTGGTGAAGATTTAATTGCTGAAATTAAAAAGTCTGAAAAAACCGACTTCCAAGTCGCAGTAGCAGAACCTGCTTTAATGAAAAATCTAGGTCAAATTGCAAAAGTTTTAGGTACTCGTGGTTTGATGCCATCACCAAAAAACGAAACAGTTACAACTGACCCAGCTAAAACTATTGCTGAATTAAAGAAAGGTAAGATTAGCTTTAAGAATGATGACACAGCTAACGTTCACGTGGCTGTTGGTAAAACATCTTTTGAAACAGCTAAGTTAGCTGAAAATATTGAAACTGTTATTACAGCCATTAAAAAAGCTAAACCATCTGGTTCAAAAGGTACTTACATCAAGAACGCCGCTATTTGTTCAAGCATGGGACCAGGTATAAAAATTCAATTCTAA
- a CDS encoding MraY family glycosyltransferase — translation MIFYFVFFIVTFFLSWLLTIVVKELAFQYKVLDYPRGRHQHEKPTPLLGGLAIFLALAISLYAGRFLILAGKLEPRHWLGVLAGATILLIGGIIDDVKKLSPYKQFLFPLLAAVAVVVGGVGIEKITNPFGGFFYFNDWLIPAFSILWLLGMMFTTKLLDGVDGLVSSIGAVGAFIIFLFTITTRWYQPDIAFAALMLAAACLGFLVLNWSPAKIFLGESGALLIGFVLGVLSIISGGKIAIALLIMGVPILDVAWTIIRRLLAKKNPFKSADREHLHFRLLDSGLGARKTVLAFALTSFIFGLSALFLQSRGKLLSLVILGALMILAIAMFSWLDRKAKIR, via the coding sequence ATGATATTTTATTTTGTTTTTTTTATTGTCACCTTTTTTCTTTCTTGGCTCTTAACTATCGTGGTCAAAGAACTAGCATTTCAATACAAAGTTTTAGATTATCCTCGTGGCAGACATCAACATGAAAAGCCAACTCCTTTGTTGGGTGGCTTGGCTATATTCTTAGCTTTAGCTATTAGTTTATATGCTGGCAGGTTTTTAATTTTAGCTGGCAAACTTGAACCACGTCATTGGTTAGGTGTTTTAGCTGGCGCTACAATTTTACTAATTGGTGGCATAATTGATGATGTAAAAAAACTTTCTCCTTACAAACAATTTCTTTTTCCATTGTTAGCTGCCGTCGCTGTTGTCGTCGGGGGAGTGGGTATTGAAAAAATCACTAATCCATTTGGCGGATTTTTTTACTTTAATGATTGGTTAATTCCTGCTTTTTCTATTCTATGGCTTTTAGGTATGATGTTTACGACAAAATTATTAGATGGAGTTGATGGCTTAGTTAGTTCGATTGGTGCGGTTGGTGCATTTATTATTTTTCTCTTTACAATTACGACACGTTGGTATCAACCAGACATTGCTTTCGCTGCTTTAATGTTAGCCGCTGCTTGTCTTGGTTTTTTGGTTTTAAATTGGTCTCCAGCTAAAATATTTTTAGGTGAATCAGGCGCATTGTTAATTGGTTTTGTGCTTGGTGTATTATCAATCATTTCTGGCGGTAAAATTGCCATTGCCTTACTTATTATGGGTGTTCCAATACTAGATGTAGCTTGGACCATAATAAGGCGTTTACTAGCTAAAAAGAATCCATTTAAATCAGCCGACAGAGAACATCTTCACTTTAGACTGCTAGATTCAGGCCTAGGAGCTAGGAAAACAGTTCTGGCCTTTGCTTTGACTTCCTTTATTTTTGGACTAAGTGCGTTGTTTTTGCAGAGTAGAGGCAAGCTGTTAAGCTTGGTCATTCTTGGCGCTTTAATGATTTTGGCAATTGCTATGTTTTCTTGGCTTGACAGGAAAGCTAAAATTAGATAA
- the secE gene encoding preprotein translocase subunit SecE, translated as MDKLINYLKEALAEMKKVTWPTKKETYNYTLLVIGVSLAMAVFLGGLDYLFVFIIEKTLNR; from the coding sequence ATGGACAAACTTATAAACTATCTTAAAGAGGCACTTGCTGAAATGAAGAAAGTGACCTGGCCAACAAAGAAAGAGACATATAACTATACTCTTTTGGTTATTGGCGTTAGTCTTGCTATGGCTGTCTTTCTAGGCGGTCTAGACTATCTTTTTGTTTTTATCATTGAAAAAACTCTTAATCGCTAA
- a CDS encoding GDSL-type esterase/lipase family protein has product MSNIERICVFGDSTAWGAWDCERGGWVNRLWLFVGERYLSHQGDFKEFYNLSISGATSQTILDRFENEVKIREAEAIIFQTGNNDSAFLKELGNYWIKPDQFRANIEEIIKRAKNITSNIIFIGAEKMDETKTKPVSWADVYYVNESIKKYNDIMQEACLREGVLFLDTFNLLDNNDLKDGVHPNSSGHTKIFEKVKECLINQAWI; this is encoded by the coding sequence ATGTCCAATATAGAACGAATTTGTGTTTTTGGCGACTCAACAGCTTGGGGAGCCTGGGATTGCGAAAGAGGCGGCTGGGTTAATCGACTCTGGCTTTTTGTTGGAGAAAGATATCTTTCTCATCAAGGAGATTTCAAAGAATTTTATAATTTAAGTATTTCAGGGGCTACTTCACAAACTATTTTAGATCGCTTTGAAAATGAAGTTAAAATTAGAGAAGCCGAGGCAATAATTTTCCAAACTGGTAATAATGACTCAGCTTTTCTTAAGGAGCTTGGTAACTATTGGATTAAACCGGATCAATTTAGAGCCAATATTGAAGAAATTATTAAACGCGCCAAAAACATAACTTCAAATATTATATTTATTGGTGCTGAAAAAATGGATGAAACAAAAACTAAGCCAGTTTCTTGGGCTGATGTTTATTATGTTAATGAATCAATAAAAAAATATAATGACATAATGCAAGAAGCTTGCCTTAGAGAAGGCGTTCTATTTTTAGACACTTTTAATCTGTTAGATAATAATGATTTAAAAGACGGCGTTCATCCAAACAGTTCAGGCCATACTAAAATATTTGAAAAAGTTAAAGAGTGTTTGATTAATCAAGCCTGGATTTAA
- a CDS encoding NUDIX domain-containing protein, which produces MLLKNGPVVFTVPPIDFKRKFEAVSCYLLYREYILFLKRSDEDDSEPGKLGVPTGKRRSYEVDIDTGVREVKEETGIDLSKHKNRFIFSNQFYMRYEKFDFSCRTYVMHLLEKPTIVLSSEHQAYDWYKLGHVLCPTRTDVLVKGLKEVLICEERLVHEIISKAA; this is translated from the coding sequence ATGCTCCTAAAAAATGGGCCAGTGGTTTTCACTGTTCCACCAATAGATTTTAAGCGAAAGTTTGAAGCCGTGAGTTGCTATCTTTTATACCGCGAATATATACTTTTCTTAAAGCGTTCTGATGAAGACGATTCAGAACCAGGCAAGCTCGGTGTCCCCACTGGTAAGAGAAGATCGTACGAAGTGGACATAGATACTGGAGTAAGAGAGGTAAAAGAAGAAACTGGGATTGACTTAAGTAAGCATAAAAATAGATTTATATTTTCAAATCAATTTTATATGCGCTATGAGAAGTTTGATTTTTCTTGTAGGACATATGTCATGCATTTACTTGAAAAACCAACAATAGTTCTTTCTTCTGAACATCAGGCCTATGATTGGTATAAATTAGGTCATGTTCTGTGTCCTACTAGAACCGATGTTCTAGTTAAGGGTTTAAAAGAAGTACTTATCTGTGAAGAAAGATTAGTTCACGAAATAATTTCAAAGGCAGCTTAA
- the nusG gene encoding transcription termination/antitermination protein NusG, with amino-acid sequence MAKQTLNQGRRWYVIHTYSGYEENVAENLQQRVESMDMEDKIFNILIPKEKKIKIHNGKRKVIEEKIFPGYILVEMVVTDDSWYAVRNTPNVTGFIGTGNIPTPVSEVEIKDLQKRMGVEEPKFQIDVTEGSPVRVVDGPFKNLEGKVIEVDQSKGKVKVLLSMFGRETPVELDFLQIKKI; translated from the coding sequence ATGGCGAAACAAACGCTAAACCAAGGCCGACGCTGGTATGTTATTCATACTTATTCCGGCTATGAAGAAAACGTAGCTGAAAATCTTCAGCAACGTGTTGAATCCATGGATATGGAGGATAAAATTTTTAATATTCTAATCCCTAAAGAAAAGAAGATTAAAATCCATAATGGAAAAAGAAAAGTCATTGAAGAAAAAATCTTCCCTGGCTACATTTTAGTTGAAATGGTTGTAACTGATGATTCTTGGTACGCTGTCCGCAATACTCCAAACGTTACAGGTTTTATTGGTACAGGTAATATTCCAACTCCTGTCTCGGAAGTAGAAATTAAAGATTTACAAAAGAGAATGGGTGTTGAAGAACCTAAATTCCAAATTGATGTTACTGAAGGTTCCCCTGTTCGCGTGGTTGATGGTCCCTTTAAGAACCTTGAAGGTAAAGTTATTGAAGTTGACCAGAGCAAAGGTAAAGTCAAGGTGCTTCTATCCATGTTCGGCCGTGAAACGCCAGTGGAGCTTGACTTCTTACAAATTAAAAAAATCTAA